In one window of Tumebacillus sp. BK434 DNA:
- the glp gene encoding gephyrin-like molybdotransferase Glp, with protein MEMFLRLEEAWDVTLGRTQTCPQETVPLLEAYGRVLAETVRARAPFPPFDRSALDGFAVRAADVQGASPQSPVLLHVLEEVPAGSMPSLTVGPGQAAKVMTGAPIPAGADAIVRKEAAELLAVPTAGQAGRSDASDAQPCPNQTVRILLEVPAGEAISVQGEDAPEGALLLEAGTVIGAAETAVLATNGAATVSVFRKPRVGILVSGSEVRPQSGELQPGQIRDSNGPMLAALVRDLGGDPVLYGQVGDDLEAIAALVKEMAERCDLVLTTGGVSVGDYDVMRDAYVQAGGAVVFWKVAMRPGTPVTFAEVAGTPVYGLSGNPAAAYVNFVMLVVPVLRKLAGLSEVLPRPVQAFLDSAGTAKVIGLDRFLRAELVAKEGRLVARAGSGQKAAILTSLVGIQGLVRIPARQEIENGSLVDVYLLREGALAR; from the coding sequence ATGGAGATGTTTTTGCGCCTCGAAGAGGCGTGGGACGTGACCCTCGGACGGACGCAGACCTGTCCGCAGGAGACGGTGCCGCTCTTGGAGGCGTACGGACGGGTGCTGGCGGAAACGGTCAGGGCGCGAGCGCCTTTCCCGCCGTTCGACCGCTCGGCGCTGGACGGCTTTGCCGTGCGGGCGGCCGATGTCCAAGGCGCGTCGCCGCAGTCTCCGGTGCTGCTGCACGTGCTGGAAGAAGTCCCGGCCGGGTCGATGCCATCGCTTACCGTCGGGCCGGGGCAGGCGGCGAAAGTCATGACCGGTGCGCCGATTCCGGCCGGGGCGGATGCCATCGTGCGGAAAGAGGCGGCCGAGCTCTTGGCGGTCCCGACTGCGGGGCAAGCAGGCCGAAGTGATGCAAGTGATGCACAGCCGTGTCCGAATCAGACTGTGCGCATCCTGCTGGAAGTCCCGGCTGGCGAGGCGATTTCCGTGCAAGGCGAAGACGCTCCGGAGGGCGCTCTGCTCCTCGAAGCGGGCACCGTCATCGGCGCTGCTGAAACGGCCGTCCTCGCGACGAACGGGGCGGCGACAGTGTCCGTTTTCCGCAAGCCGCGCGTCGGCATTCTCGTGTCGGGCAGCGAAGTGCGCCCGCAAAGCGGAGAGCTGCAGCCCGGCCAGATCCGGGACAGCAACGGGCCGATGTTGGCCGCGCTGGTGCGCGATCTGGGCGGCGACCCGGTGCTGTACGGACAGGTCGGCGACGACCTTGAAGCGATCGCAGCGCTGGTCAAAGAGATGGCGGAGCGGTGCGACCTCGTCCTCACCACCGGCGGCGTCTCGGTCGGTGACTATGACGTGATGCGCGACGCTTATGTGCAGGCGGGTGGCGCGGTCGTGTTCTGGAAAGTGGCGATGCGCCCCGGCACCCCGGTCACTTTTGCCGAGGTCGCCGGAACTCCCGTCTATGGGCTGTCGGGCAATCCGGCCGCCGCGTATGTCAATTTTGTCATGCTGGTCGTGCCTGTCCTGCGCAAGCTCGCCGGGCTGAGCGAAGTGCTGCCCCGCCCTGTCCAGGCGTTTCTCGACAGTGCGGGCACCGCCAAAGTGATCGGCCTCGACCGCTTCCTGCGCGCCGAGCTGGTCGCAAAGGAGGGACGCCTCGTCGCCCGCGCGGGAAGCGGACAGAAGGCGGCGATCCTCACCTCCCTGGTCGGCATCCAAGGGCTGGTGCGCATCCCCGCGCGCCAAGAGATCGAAAACGGCAGCCTCGTCGACGTCTACCTGCTGCGGGAAGGAGCACTGGCCCGATGA
- a CDS encoding molybdopterin-binding protein yields MKKEVRVEHAVGMRLAHDLTRIVPGEFKGRLFKKGHVIRTEDIPALLNIGKEHIYILELAEGELHEDDAALRMGQALAGEAMRFDEPHEGKVVLKAERQGLLKVDAKWLFAINMIDEIAVVAKQDNTVLEPGDKIAGLRAIPLTVAEEKVAQVEAIAGESAVFSIKPFQQLKVGVVTTGSEVLTGRIEDKFGPRVREKLERFGSEVIEQKIVGDLVEDIALAIADFHAAGADMVICTGGMSVDPDDRTPGAIKRAATEVVSYGMPVLPGSMMMLAYREGMPIFGLPGCVIFDDFTSFDILLPRVLAGEKVTREEVAQLGHGGLL; encoded by the coding sequence ATGAAAAAGGAAGTCCGGGTAGAGCACGCGGTCGGGATGCGTCTCGCGCACGACTTGACCCGCATCGTGCCGGGAGAGTTCAAAGGGCGTTTGTTCAAAAAAGGGCATGTCATCCGCACCGAGGACATTCCGGCGCTTTTGAACATCGGGAAAGAGCATATCTACATCTTGGAGCTGGCCGAAGGGGAGCTGCATGAGGACGACGCTGCACTGCGGATGGGCCAGGCGCTGGCAGGCGAAGCGATGCGTTTTGACGAGCCGCACGAAGGCAAAGTGGTGCTGAAGGCGGAGCGGCAGGGCCTGCTCAAAGTCGATGCCAAGTGGCTGTTTGCGATCAACATGATCGATGAGATCGCGGTGGTCGCCAAGCAGGACAACACCGTGCTGGAGCCGGGCGACAAGATCGCCGGGCTGAGGGCGATCCCGCTGACGGTCGCCGAGGAAAAGGTGGCGCAGGTGGAAGCGATCGCAGGTGAAAGCGCCGTGTTCTCGATCAAGCCGTTTCAGCAGCTGAAAGTCGGCGTCGTCACGACCGGGTCGGAAGTGCTGACCGGGCGGATCGAAGACAAGTTCGGCCCGCGCGTGCGCGAGAAGCTGGAGCGCTTCGGCTCGGAGGTGATCGAGCAGAAGATCGTCGGCGACTTGGTGGAAGACATCGCTTTGGCGATCGCCGATTTTCATGCGGCCGGCGCAGACATGGTGATCTGCACGGGCGGGATGTCGGTCGACCCGGATGACCGCACGCCCGGTGCGATCAAGCGGGCGGCGACCGAAGTGGTGTCCTACGGGATGCCGGTGCTGCCAGGCTCGATGATGATGCTCGCCTACCGCGAAGGGATGCCGATCTTCGGCTTGCCGGGCTGCGTGATCTTCGACGACTTCACCTCGTTCGACATCCTGCTGCCGCGCGTGCTGGCCGGGGAAAAAGTCACCCGGGAAGAGGTGGCGCAGCTCGGGCATGGAGGGCTCTTGTGA